A genomic window from Candidatus Obscuribacterales bacterium includes:
- the gcvT gene encoding glycine cleavage system aminomethyltransferase GcvT, giving the protein MTTMQLKETPLASWHRENGGRMVDFAGWNMPVQYKSIVAEHMAVRTKVGLFDVSHMGEFIVTGAHAHQFVQYMIANDLDKLTGPNMALYTQFVMPDGGTVDDLIVYRRQEDYLLVVNASNIDKDWAWLKKHIGSFRDVDMINVSDEVGLLALQGPHAKDVLSTVIGRSLDDMKAFTYGSGIAGGIEIGFGRTGYTGEDGFEIFVKTAETEKLWKLLLHAGAQCGIEPCGLGARDTLRLEAGLPLYGHELSEEISPLEAGIGWSVKLGKSDFSGKEALVRQKENGFKKQIICIKAEGKALPRQDYAVYAGQEKIGIVTSGSQGIFVGYPIAFAMVPAAYAKVGQALSIEIRGSHVPVTVVKRPFYQRP; this is encoded by the coding sequence ATGACAACAATGCAGTTGAAGGAAACTCCATTAGCTTCGTGGCACCGTGAGAACGGCGGTCGCATGGTTGATTTTGCAGGCTGGAATATGCCTGTGCAGTACAAATCAATCGTGGCTGAGCACATGGCAGTACGAACAAAAGTAGGCTTATTCGACGTGTCCCACATGGGCGAGTTTATTGTTACCGGTGCGCATGCTCACCAATTTGTGCAATATATGATTGCCAACGATCTGGACAAGCTGACAGGACCGAATATGGCTCTGTATACGCAATTTGTTATGCCGGACGGTGGAACAGTCGATGATTTGATTGTTTACCGCCGGCAGGAAGACTATTTGCTTGTTGTTAACGCATCCAATATTGACAAGGATTGGGCGTGGTTGAAAAAACATATCGGCTCCTTCAGGGATGTCGACATGATCAATGTCTCTGATGAAGTTGGACTTCTAGCTTTGCAGGGACCGCACGCCAAAGATGTTTTGTCGACAGTCATTGGCCGTTCGCTTGATGACATGAAAGCATTTACCTATGGTAGTGGTATCGCTGGTGGTATCGAGATAGGTTTTGGCCGAACAGGTTACACGGGCGAAGACGGTTTTGAAATATTTGTCAAAACCGCAGAAACAGAAAAACTTTGGAAATTGCTTTTGCACGCCGGCGCGCAGTGCGGCATCGAGCCATGCGGCTTGGGTGCGCGTGACACGTTGCGTCTGGAAGCGGGACTGCCACTCTACGGACATGAATTGTCCGAGGAAATTAGTCCTTTGGAAGCAGGCATTGGCTGGAGCGTTAAACTCGGCAAGTCTGATTTCTCCGGAAAAGAAGCTCTTGTGCGGCAGAAAGAAAATGGTTTCAAAAAACAAATCATTTGCATAAAAGCCGAAGGCAAAGCATTGCCCAGGCAAGACTACGCAGTCTACGCCGGACAAGAAAAGATAGGCATTGTTACATCAGGTTCCCAAGGCATTTTTGTTGGTTATCCAATCGCTTTCGCTATGGTGCCTGCGGCTTATGCGAAAGTCGGTCAAGCACTGAGCATTGAAATTAGAGGCAGCCATGTGCCTGTGACAGTAGTTAAAAGACCGTTTTATCAACGTCCTTAG
- the murG gene encoding undecaprenyldiphospho-muramoylpentapeptide beta-N-acetylglucosaminyltransferase yields MAHRVLLTGGGTGGHIYPALAVAECLKADPEIEDMLYVGAHGHLEERLTFERGIRFVGLQVHGLPRSLSPRLFSWPVEFTAAVMHAHKLIRVFKPTVVLGTGGYASAAPLLAALFNGIPYAIHEPDAHPGLVNRVFSRKAHLVSLGMDGALDRLRRCRGKVIVNGNPVRGSLLAPVPRESACAVLGLSPAAKTVLVTGGSQGAKALNDAIAKVVPELLEDEKEIQVIHQVGANNYEAFKQQIGELAQHPRYLVRPYFDELAIAYAASDLVICRAGAMTIAELSVMGKPAIFVPLPTAAADHQSHNAHFVAGKEAAVVLPQDRLTAASLKEHILALLMNDERLTHMQSKMLTLGKPRAASDLAGQIKEVSLNYLKEKLKG; encoded by the coding sequence GTGGCACACAGAGTATTACTAACCGGCGGCGGCACCGGTGGTCATATTTACCCGGCATTAGCGGTTGCTGAATGTCTTAAGGCGGATCCGGAAATTGAAGATATGCTTTACGTCGGTGCTCATGGACATTTGGAAGAGCGTCTGACATTTGAACGCGGCATTAGATTTGTTGGTCTACAAGTTCACGGATTGCCGCGCAGTCTTTCGCCGAGGTTGTTTTCCTGGCCGGTTGAGTTTACTGCTGCTGTAATGCACGCGCACAAACTAATTCGTGTTTTTAAACCGACTGTTGTATTGGGCACAGGGGGATATGCTTCTGCCGCGCCATTGCTCGCCGCTCTGTTCAACGGTATTCCTTATGCTATTCACGAGCCTGACGCGCATCCTGGTTTGGTCAACAGAGTTTTCAGTCGCAAAGCACATCTGGTGTCACTCGGCATGGATGGTGCTCTTGATAGACTGCGCCGTTGTCGCGGCAAAGTCATCGTAAACGGCAATCCGGTAAGAGGAAGTTTGTTGGCTCCTGTGCCGCGCGAATCAGCATGCGCCGTATTGGGTCTTAGCCCTGCAGCCAAGACGGTTCTTGTCACCGGTGGTTCGCAAGGAGCAAAAGCGCTCAATGACGCAATTGCCAAAGTTGTTCCTGAATTGCTTGAAGACGAAAAGGAAATTCAGGTTATTCACCAGGTCGGCGCAAATAATTACGAAGCATTCAAACAACAAATCGGTGAATTAGCTCAGCACCCGCGCTATTTGGTGAGGCCTTATTTTGATGAGTTGGCAATTGCTTATGCCGCATCAGACCTGGTTATTTGTCGTGCAGGTGCAATGACGATAGCCGAACTTTCAGTCATGGGTAAGCCGGCAATTTTTGTTCCATTGCCGACTGCCGCTGCCGATCACCAGAGCCATAACGCGCACTTTGTTGCAGGCAAGGAAGCCGCGGTTGTGCTGCCGCAAGACAGGCTAACTGCCGCGTCTTTGAAAGAACATATTTTGGCTCTGCTCATGAATGACGAAAGACTTACACACATGCAATCGAAAATGCTCACTCTAGGCAAACCAAGAGCTGCCTCTGATTTGGCTGGACAAATCAAAGAAGTTAGCTTGAACTATTTGAAAGAAAAATTAAAAGGTTAG